A window from Pichia kudriavzevii chromosome 5, complete sequence encodes these proteins:
- a CDS encoding uncharacterized protein (PKUD0E02870; similar to Saccharomyces cerevisiae YKL194C (MST1); ancestral locus Anc_4.299) — protein sequence MSRGGTLFLRNNGFFRQFCNHTHPPNGKNPSTSTATLELATKQQLYMLDQNSPGSVFFLPHGTRIFNKLLKFMKLQQEKQGFTEVITPLMYKKQLWETSGHWAKYAEDMFRVEGNDQSKFDESERNDVYGLKPMNCPGHCLVFKRFNRSYKELPVRFSDWSSLHRNEASGALTGLTRVRRFHQDDGHIFCTHDQVGEEISKTIKLIKICYGVFGLSKFRMLLSTRPDNYIGSLEDWSRAESELSKVLDSELGVSNWSLREGDGAFYGPKIDILLTDQFGKEHQAATIQLDFQLPQRFELEYQNDKDDYDVPIMIHRAIFGSVERFMALLIDHYAGKWPFWLSPRQAIVIPINDAHKEHAKKVVKELSNEHEDFDAPTKLSEKKFYVDLDDRNETIGFRTKDAISKGYNYIILIGDKEIETGKLAIRSRDNRKIENIPVEQIIQKFNNLEDQYN from the coding sequence ATGAGCAGAGGGGGCACATTGTTTCTCAGAAATAATGGATTTTTCAGACAGTTCTGTAATCACACGCATCCTCCGAATGGCAAGAATCCATCCACTTCAACGGCGACTTTGGAACTTGCAACTAAGCAACAGCTATATATGCTAGATCAAAATTCCCCAGGATccgttttctttttacctCATGGAACACGTATATTCAACAagcttttgaaatttatgAAGCTCcaacaagaaaagcaaGGTTTCACTGAAGTTATTACACCATTAATGTACAAGAAACAACTTTGGGAAACATCTGGACATTGGGCAAAATATGCAGAAGACATGTTTAGAGTGGAGGGTAATGACCAGtccaaatttgatgaatcaGAAAGGAACGACGTTTATGGGCTGAAGCCGATGAATTGTCCAGGACATTGtcttgttttcaaaagattcaataGGTCATATAAAGAACTACCGGTCAGATTCAGTGACTGGTCAAGTTTACACCGGAATGAAGCAAGTGGAGCACTGACTGGATTAACTAGAGTGCGTAGGTTTCACCAAGATGATGGCCATATCTTTTGTACGCATGATCAAGTTGGTGAAGAAATCTCCAAGACTATtaaattgataaaaatttGTTATGGTGTTTTTGGTTTGAGCAAATTTAGAATGTTGTTGTCGACTAGACCGGATAACTATATTGGCAGTTTGGAAGATTGGAGTCGTGCCGAATCTGAGCTATCCAAAGTTTTGGATTCTGAGCTAGGGGTCAGCAATTGGTCATTAAGAGAAGGTGACGGTGCGTTCTACGGCCCAAAGATTGATATTCTACTGACGGACCAATTTGGTAAGGAACACCAGGCAGCAACAATTCAGTTAGATTTTCAACTACCTCAAAGATTTGAACTTGAATATCAAAACGATAAAGACGATTATGACGTACCTATCATGATACATAGGGCGATTTTTGGATCTGTTGAAAGATTTATGGCATTGTTGATTGATCACTACGCTGGAAAGTGGCCCTTTTGGTTATCTCCAAGACAGGCAATTGTGATTCCGATCAATGATGCACATAAAGAACATGCGAAGAAAGTTGTCAAGGAGTTGAGCAACGAACATGAAGATTTCGATGCACCCACAAAGCTAAGTGAAAAGAAGTTTTATGTTGATCTGGATGACAGAAATGAAACTATTGGATTCAGAACTAAAGATGCTATCAGTAAAGGTTACAATTACATCATATTGATTGGTGATAAGGAGATTGAAACTGGGAAGCTAGCAATTAGATCTCGTGATAATCGtaagattgaaaacattCCAGTTGAACAGATCATTCAGAAATTTAACAACCTTGAAGATCAATATAATTGA
- a CDS encoding uncharacterized protein (PKUD0E02840; similar to Saccharomyces cerevisiae YDR047W (HEM12); ancestral locus Anc_3.294), whose amino-acid sequence MYNIYLELYGQVMNFPELKNDLILRAARGETVERPPVWLMRQAGRYLPEYHEVKGGRDFFETCRDAEIASEITIQPIDHFDGLIDAAIIFSDILVIPQAMGMDVQMIDKVGPRFTDPLRTPEDLKRVNFSADVKKELDWAFKAITLTRTKLNGRVPLLGFCGAPWTLMCYMIEGGGTKIFRFVKEWIFKYPEESKRLLKGITDVAVEFLALQVQAGAQMLQIFESWGGELSADDFEIFSLPYLKEIAERVPLRLKELGLEKVPMTVFAKGSWYALDQLCDSGYDCVSLDWLYRPEDAVKVNKNRVTLQGNLDPCVMYGSRETITKEVERMIKGFGGGKKHYIVNFGHGTHPFMEPEQIRHFLEEVHRVGSL is encoded by the coding sequence ATGTATAACATATATCTGGAGTTATACGGGCAAGTAATGAATTTCCCAGAACTGAAAAATGATCTAATTCTAAGGGCTGCTCGCGGTGAGACAGTGGAAAGACCTCCTGTTTGGCTGATGCGCCAGGCTGGTAGATACTTGCCAGAATATCATGAAGTTAAAGGTGGTagagatttttttgaaacatgTAGAGATGCAGAAATCGCCAGTGAAATCACCATTCAGCCAATCGATCATTTTGATGGTTTGATTGATGCGGCGATTATTTTCTCAGATATCTTGGTTATTCCTCAAGCTATGGGTATGGATGTTCAAATGATAGACAAGGTTGGTCCTAGGTTTACCGATCCATTAAGAACTCCAGAAGACCTAAAGAGAGTAAACTTTAGTGCCGATGTGAAGAAAGAGCTAGACTGGGCCTTTAAGGCTATCACTTTAACCAGAACAAAGTTGAATGGCAGAGTTCCATTATTGGGATTCTGTGGTGCACCATGGACGTTGATGTGCTATATGATTGAAGGAGGTGGTACCAAGATTTTCAGGTTTGTTAAAGAATGGATATTTAAGTATCCTGAAGAAAGTAAAAGGTTGCTAAAGGGTATCACtgatgttgctgttgaatTTTTAGCCCTTCAAGTTCAAGCCGGAGCTCAAATGCTgcaaatttttgaaagttggGGTGGTGAATTGAGTGcagatgattttgaaattttttccttacCTTATCTGAAGGAAATTGCAGAGAGGGTCCCATTAAGACTCAAGGAGTTGGGACTTGAAAAGGTCCCAATGACTGTGTTTGCCAAAGGCTCGTGGTACGCTCTAGATCAACTCTGTGATTCTGGTTATGATTGTGTTTCTTTAGATTGGTTGTACAGACCCGAAGATGCCGTCAAGGTTAACAAAAATAGAGTAACTTTACAAGGTAATTTGGATCCATGTGTCATGTATGGAAGCAGAGAAACCATAACAAAGGAAGTTGAAAGGATGATCAAAGGCTTTGGTGGTGGTAAGAAGCACTACATTGTCAATTTTGGCCATGGTACCCATCCATTTATGGAGCCTGAACAAATCAGACATTTCTTGGAGGAAGTTCACCGGGTAGGTAGCTTGTAA
- a CDS encoding uncharacterized protein (PKUD0E02860; Pfam Domains: NUP(5.9e-141)), with the protein MNFKLLTTALSLASTVNGFKLDFPSSSVLAKPSYSVTAKPSASGSKLPSPVQTAGFNETIYKEFTQHSPKMFVINMFSLEEEPFLESYDFVHEFEIPGLSPIYNTIHCDKDYELCQVTTGEGEINAASTISALALSPVFNLTKTFFLIAGIAGISPHQGTIGDVTFARFAVQFLEYEVDARDMPSNWTTGYFALGTDQPGEYPVNIYGTEVFELNENLRDRALSLAQTAFLYNGTKANEEFRLTYNYAPANNTPKAIACDTLAGDTYWFGEDLDESFANYTSLITNGTATYCTTQQEDNATLEALIRAGSYGLIDFSRIVVMRSASDFTYSDHYSGNKSVEFFDHVYQGGITASLVNLVYASRPYIADVLENFETYDSGKYEPSNYIGDFFNTLEDDISKRTWGNPTWGTA; encoded by the coding sequence ATGAACTTCAAGCTCTTAACCACAGCCTTATCTTTGGCTTCAACAGTCAACGGTTTCAAGTTGGATTTCCCATCCTCCAGCGTTTTGGCTAAACCTTCCTATTCTGTCACCGCAAAGCCTTCTGCTTCGGGATCTAAGCTTCCATCCCCAGTCCAAACAGCAGGTTTCAATGAAACTATTTACAAGGAATTCACCCAACATTCTCCAAAGATGTTTGTCATTAACATGTTCTCCCTGGAAGAAGAACCATTCCTAGAATCTTATGACTTTGTCCATGAATTCGAAATCCCTGGCTTGTCCCCAATTTACAATACCATCCACTGTGACAAAGATTACGAATTATGCCAAGTCACTACCGGTGAGGGTGAAATCAACGCTGCTTCTACCATCTCGGCTCTCGCCCTATCCCCAGTCTTCAACTTAACAAAGaccttcttcctcattgCAGGTATTGCAGGTATCTCTCCTCATCAAGGTACCATTGGTGATGTCACTTTTGCTAGATTTGCGGTTCAGTTCCTCGAATACGAAGTCGACGCTAGAGACATGCCTTCGAACTGGACCACAGGCTACTTTGCCTTGGGAACTGACCAGCCAGGTGAATACCCTGTCAACATCTACGGTACTGAAGTTTTCgaattgaatgaaaactTGAGAGATCGTGCCCTCTCTTTAGCTCAAACCGCTTTCTTATATAACGGTACCAAGGCTAACGAGGAATTCAGATTGACTTACAACTACGCTCCAGCAAACAACACTCCAAAGGCTATTGCATGTGATACCTTGGCTGGTGACACCTACTGGTTTGGTGAAGACTTGGATGAGTCCTTTGCAAATTACACCTCTTTGATCACAAACGGTACTGCAACTTATTGTACTACCCAGCAAGAAGATAATGCTACCTTGGAAGCTTTAATCAGAGCTGGCTCTTATGGTTTGATTGACTTCTCCAGAATTGTCGTTATGAGATCTGCTTCAGATTTCACCTATTCCGACCATTATTCCGGTAACAAATCTgttgaattctttgatcATGTCTACCAAGGTGGTATCACTGCTTCCCTAGTTAACTTGGTCTATGCTTCCAGACCATACATCGCTGATGTCTtggaaaactttgaaactTACGACTCCGGTAAGTACGAACCTTCCAACTATATTggtgatttcttcaacacTTTAGAAGACGATATCTCCAAGAGAACCTGGGGTAACCCTACTTGGGGCACTGCTTAA
- a CDS encoding uncharacterized protein (PKUD0E02830; similar to Saccharomyces cerevisiae YBR074W; ancestral locus Anc_3.295), giving the protein MGVGSVLRNTFRFRKTSLTFLVFLTFIITIILQKVAVHNALKVTNNNTELLNFAWEHLQIISSTKHPFTSPKNDELHDYLYDVVSSLSYDVPYVEVSSDKVNNHTILINQHDVFNKSSDDNRVIFYESSNILVKIEGTDSQLSSVLLSAHFDSVPTSFGTTDDGMGIASMLAVLKHLLQSGKQPKRTLVLNFNNNEEFGLLGAEAFMKHAWANEVEFFINLEGTGAGGLPVLFRGTDKSVIDWYSNVRTPFANSIFQEGFNSGFISSQTDYHVYEKFGLRGLDIAFYLPRSFYHTYKDSIKYTSKGSLWAMASNVIDILDDVLYSSKKYNEDLNYSIYFDILNIWFFNFSMVQNFTINVLLLVTVPILLSILQLIVNRRKTWFVGIRGWSRFPVALILSYYANKLLLMYLYNLNPLLVSVNYYLPLILSCCLTLLINYLVLNLANIIKPVHEQKLIILLELNAISWISLVWMTYQINEYSNICGYVSTIVYLLTSIASLFGLLSFVFLKSPCYKREYKVYYGSSEEATDEHTQEMSNNSSERTFSGPEVHDINDNANDDEDSDSERQPLLNESEVIIDHETRDTFMHNIKQKALNSFQYDWLIQFLILVPISVFFIYSEGILTIGALHETVQESSVYAKNVWDLVMAVGILLAIVVSPFIHKFNYVGIQITFLLFLFSLMCCYFAPFSDESTPIKFRYVKTFDATTNKSISEVYGREGFILDTLTEVPTIAETDVKCTTYNSSGTEMCTYEGTRPWLLSGTVEDNSYNSYLNVSILSNTNDGWSTDLRSVDSLDKFTPLEAVLEIQVRESRQCYMTFNATNPKFKAPVKMITYYTEGNENNTDIGIDAVPNGMSRDKHGNWIYKTMKGIDIFQMHKLSWESTASKSNIFLVKLQWLPFIYDNDVEVISNLGVNVQCFWSDYDDIVDVNGTQHARVEDYLDLMKFTAIGVAWTNLRPGVVQGNGFVEI; this is encoded by the coding sequence ATGGGTGTTGGTAGTGTTCTTAGGAACACCTTTCGATTTAGAAAAACATCCCTTACAtttcttgtatttttgaCGTTTATTATTACAATCATACTTCAAAAAGTGGCTGTTCACAATGCTTTGAAGGTTACCAATAACAATACCGAACTATTGAACTTTGCTTGGGAACATTTACAaataatatcttcaacaaaacacCCATTCACCTCTCCAAAGAACGACGAACTGCATGACTATTTGTATGatgttgtttcttctctttcttaTGATGTACCGTACGTTGAGGTATCCTCTGATAAAGTTAACAATCATACCATTCTGATCAATCAACATGACgtcttcaataaatcaaGCGATGACAACAGGGTCATTTTTTATGAGTCCTCTAATATTTTGGTTAAAATAGAAGGAACGGATTCTCAACTATCAAGCGTACTCTTATCAGCTCATTTCGATTCTGTCCCTACGTCCTTCGGTACAACCGATGATGGCATGGGCATTGCTTCAATGCTTGCAGTGCTAAAACACTTACTTCAATCGGGTAAACAGCCAAAGAGGACGcttgttttgaattttaaCAACAACGAAGAATTTGGCCTTTTAGGGGCAGAAGCATTTATGAAACATGCATGGGCGAACGAGGTTGAATTCTTTATCAACCTAGAAGGAACTGGCGCTGGTGGATTGCCTGTTTTATTCAGAGGTACAGATAAATCAGTGATTGATTGGTATTCCAATGTTCGGACTCCTTTTGCAAACTCAATCTTTCAAGAAGGTTTTAATTCTGGTTTTATTTCATCCCAAACAGACTACCATGTTTATGAAAAGTTCGGGTTAAGGGGTCTTGATATCGCATTTTACTTGCCAAGATCTTTTTACCATACATACAAGGATAGTATAAAATACACATCAAAGGGATCGTTATGGGCAATGGCGTCCAATGTGATTGACATTTTAGATGATGTTCTGTACTcgtcaaaaaaatacaacGAGGACTTAAACTATTCAATATATTTCGAtatattgaatatttggtttttcaatttctcgATGGTTCAAAACTTTACTATCAATGTGCTACTGCTAGTTACTGTTCCTATTTTGCTTTCGATATTGCAACTGATAGTGAATAGGAGAAAAACGTGGTTTGTTGGAATTAGAGGATGGTCTCGCTTTCCTGTGGCATTGATTCTTTCCTACTATGCAAACAAGTTACTGTTGATGTACCTGTACAACTTGAATCCCCTATTGGTGTCAGTTAACTATTATCTACCATTGATATTATCATGTTGCTTGACCCTATTGATCAACTATTTGGTTCTCAATTTAGCCAACATCATTAAACCTGTCCACGAGCAAAAACTCATTATCTTGCTAGAACTCAATGCCATTTCATGGATCTCTCTGGTGTGGATGACTTATCAAATAAAtgaatattcaaatatCTGCGGATATGTTTCAACCATTGTCTATTTGCTAACTTCAATTGCATCATTATTCGGGTTATTAAGCtttgtatttttgaaatcaccaTGTTACAAACGTGAGTATAAAGTGTATTATGGATCCAGCGAAGAGGCAACAGATGAGCATACTCAAGAAATGTCTAATAATTCTTCGGAGAGAACCTTTTCCGGGCCAGAGGTCCACGATATCAATGACAATGCCAATGACGATGAGGATTCAGATAGTGAAAGGCAACCATTGCTGAATGAGTCCGAGGTAATAATAGATCACGAAACGCGTGACACGTTTATGCATAATATTAAGCAAAAAGCTCTTAATTCATTTCAGTATGATTGGTTGATCCAATTTCTCATTCTGGTACCGATATCTGTGTTCTTCATCTATAGTGAAGGGATTTTGACAATAGGTGCATTACATGAAACTGTTCAGGAAAGCAGTGTTTATGCCAAAAATGTATGGGATTTGGTGATGGCAGTTGGTATCCTACTTGCAATCGTAGTATCGCCATTTATTCACAAGTTCAACTATGTAGGTATTCAGATTACATTtctattgtttcttttttcattgatgtGTTGTTATTTTGCTCCTTTTTCGGATGAATCCACCCCAATAAAATTCAGATATgtgaaaacttttgatgCAACCACAAATAAAAGTATATCAGAGGTCTATGGTAGAGAAGGTTTTATTTTGGATACCCTTACAGAAGTTCCTACAATCGCTGAGACTGACGTAAAGTGTACTACTTACAACTCAAGTGGAACTGAAATGTGTACCTATGAAGGTACTCGGCCATGGCTATTATCTGGGACCGTTGAAGATAACTCATATAACTCTTACTTGAATGTTTCGATTTTGTCGAACACGAATGACGGATGGAGCACTGACCTTCGTTCAGTTGATTCATTGGATAAATTTACGCCTCTAGAAGCCGTATTAGAGATCCAAGTCAGGGAGAGTAGACAATGTTATATGACATTTAATGCCACAAACCCCAAATTCAAGGCTCCTGTAAAGATGATCACATATTACACAGAGggaaatgaaaacaatacTGACATAGGAATAGATGCTGTACCGAATGGCATGAGCAGGGATAAGCACGGAAATTGGATCTACAAAACCATGAAAGGTATTGATATATTTCAGATGCACAAACTCAGCTGGGAATCGACAGCATCAAAAtctaatatttttttggtgaAGCTGCAGTGGCTGCCATTTATCTACGATAATGACGTAGAAGTTATCAGTAATCTAGGAGTAAATGTCCAATGTTTCTGGTCGGACTATGATGACATTGTAGATGTCAATGGTACTCAACATGCTAGAGTTGAAGATTACTTAGATCTAATGAAATTTACTGCTATTGGAGTAGCGTGGACCAATCTACGTCCAGGCGTGGTACAAGGGAATGGCTTTGTTGAAATCTAA
- a CDS encoding uncharacterized protein (PKUD0E02850; similar to Saccharomyces cerevisiae YDL040C (NAT1); ancestral locus Anc_3.153), whose translation MAKFEFVSPSSSIMSEADRLFRVALTDYESKNYKKALASVDKILKKAPHHSPTIALKALIVCFYHPNQPESKDVNALVTLSEETLAECQSLIERASEYDPKNSIAAHLSALYYRQIKDYAKAAHYYTVAYSNNPYNKAILRDLSSCLSQLRKFPLLTKTRFDYLQAEPGYRQNYSTTAMAYDLNGEYESAIKICEQIEEIIKDKLIEEDMVENSEAIIYKATLYIKLEQYEKALEYIDQQLDRTDKFRCYDTFGLLEMKYELLMKLGKYNEGQLVIRQLLIKNPDNIDYYRDLFKCLQIEDNVDLKLKVLTKLAKFYPRSDLPKYLPLTFLKGELFESHLDAYMSGLFKRGVPSAFNAIKTLYKEKDHPQIILKVAEKYESSEKDPLNLTWIKYFVSQHYYRLGDYENSMKKINEAIQITPTLIELYMYKARILKHQGKLADAVNEMNTARLMDLQDRFVNTKTVKYYFRANMIEEAIKTASLFTKNDEEPTGVKDLHQVQACWFIAEYAEALARLFKEKLSLFQELEKKEPSATANDDGGNQDDDEINIHLIKKQVSAYLGLSLQRFFSIFSIYEEYYDDQFDFHFYAFRKGTFRAYHETIQWSDELFHQPFIGRIYSDVMTLLQYTVENKDLLERALDLSTTTTRRSKKDKKDEIKWKESMLKYNKVYDSDSLATQLVENIVLKKDYSRIEKIENLIKVQNPSGKPETIDFLNGQFNYDLIEGRYVVALASLRKVKELARGEGPTAERAKLVLDEMTRKLHKFIDAPSDDPKIQSLQKIVKLGLMRN comes from the coding sequence ATGGCCAAGTTTGAGTTTGTCTCTCCAAGTAGTAGTATCATGTCTGAGGCAGACAGGTTATTTAGGGTTGCGCTCACAGATTATGAGAGTAAGAACTACAAGAAGGCGTTGGCTTCTGTCGACAAGATCCTCAAGAAGGCACCGCATCACAGTCCAACTATAGCGTTGAAGGCATTGATAGTTTGCTTTTATCATCCAAACCAGCCCGAATCCAAGGATGTCAATGCTTTGGTTACCTTATCGGAGGAAACGTTAGCTGAGTGTCAATCCTTAATTGAAAGGGCTAGTGAATATGATCCAAAGAACTCAATAGCTGCACATTTATCTGCCCTCTACTATCGCCAAATTAAGGACTATGCAAAGGCGGCGCATTACTATACTGTTGCTTATAGCAACAATCCCTACAACAAGGCGATTTTGAGAGACCTGTCCTCATGTTTGTCGCAATTGAGAAAGTTCCCCTTGCTAACAAAGACTAGGTTTGATTACCTACAAGCGGAGCCCGGGTATCGTCAAAACTACAGTACTACGGCAATGGCATATGACCTGAATGGCGAATATGAGAGTGCAATCAAAATCTGCGAgcaaattgaagaaatcattaaAGACAAACTAATTGAGGAAGATATGGTTGAGAATTCTGAGGCAATCATATACAAGGCCACATTATATATTAAGCTCGAGCAATATGAAAAAGCTTTGGAATATATCGATCAGCAATTGGATCGGACCGATAAATTCAGGTGCTATGACACGTTTGGCCTGTTGGAAATGAAGTATgagttgttgatgaagcttGGGAAGTACAATGAAGGACAGTTGGTTATTAGACAGCTTTTAATCAAGAACCCGGACAATATCGATTATTACAGAGACCTCTTCAAATGTTTGCAAATAGAAGATAACGTGGACTTGAAGTTGAAGGTGTTGACAAAGCTAGCCAAATTTTATCCGAGATCTGACTTGCCTAAGTATTTACCCCTGACTTTCCTCAAGGGAGAACTTTTCGAATCTCATTTAGATGCATACATGTCGGGATTGTTTAAAAGAGGCGTACCTTCTGCATTTAACGCAATTAAAACCTTGTACAAAGAGAAGGACCACCCCCAAATTATCCTTAAGGTTGCCGAAAAATATGAATCCAGTGAGAAGGATCCCTTAAATCTGACATGgatcaaatattttgtttctcaacACTACTACAGGCTTGGAGACTACgaaaattcaatgaaaaaaattaacgAAGCTATTCAAATCACACCAACTTTGATTGAATTGTACATGTATAAAGCCAGAATATTGAAGCACCAAGGTAAATTAGCTGATGCAGTCAATGAGATGAATACTGCAAGACTGATGGACCTTCAGGATAGGTTTGTAAACACCAAAACTGTCAAGTACTACTTCAGGGCAAATATGATTGAAGAAGCCATCAAAACCGCCTCCTTGTTTACCAAAAACGATGAAGAGCCAACGGGTGTAAAAGACTTGCACCAAGTCCAAGCATGTTGGTTTATAGCAGAATATGCAGAAGCTCTAGCAAGACTATTTAAGGAAaaactttctcttttccaAGAActggaaaagaaggaacCTTCAGCGACTGcaaatgatgatggtggTAATCAAGATGATGACGAAATCAATATTCATTTGATCAAGAAACAGGTTTCTGCTTACCTGGGATTATCATTGCaacgttttttttccatcttttcaatatatgAAGAATACTATGACGATCAGTTTGACTTCCATTTTTACGCCTTCCGTAAGGGAACTTTCCGTGCATATCATGAAACCATTCAGTGGTCTGATGAGTTGTTCCATCAACCTTTCATTGGTCGTATATATTCTGATGTCATGACTTTACTACAGTATACTGTTGAGAATAAGGATTTATTAGAAAGGGCCTTGGACCTATCTACTACTACGACAAGAAGATCGAAAAAGGATAAGAAGGATGAAATTAAGTGGAAAGAATCCATGCTTAAATATAACAAAGTTTACGATTCCGATTCGTTGGCGACACAATTGGTTGAAAATAtagttttgaagaaggattATTCCAGAATCGAAAAAATCGAGAATTTAATTAAAGTGCAAAATCCTAGTGGTAAACCCGAAACCATAGATTTCCTAAATGGACAGTTCAATTATGATTTAATTGAAGGTAGGTATGTTGTTGCCCTTGCATCATTACGTAAAGTAAAGGAGCTAGCTCGGGGAGAAGGTCCAACTGCTGAGAGGGCCAAACTCGTTCTCGACGAAATGACTAGAAAACTCCACAAGTTCATTGATGCACCATCGGATGATCCAAAGATACAATCGCTTCAGAAAATTGTGAAATTAGGGCTGATGAGAAACTAA